From Linepithema humile isolate Giens D197 chromosome 8, Lhum_UNIL_v1.0, whole genome shotgun sequence, one genomic window encodes:
- the muskelin gene encoding muskelin isoform X1: protein MFKKSWSIEFTNAPATRPVTYPSECSHRLQAVFILSLKHLEKSLISEPNIIVDIPSDQTSRWSSDIDNHPQYLILKLQSPSVVKYITFGKYEKTHVCNIKKFKIFGGLEPENMMELLESGLRNDSIPETFDLKHVLGNEGNYFPIRYIKVLPLQSWGPSFNFSIWHIRLTGINDPKIVKPCLEWFNTYRQKEIIRLCMKHFRQMEQPEIVQTLQRVTGVPLEDTRLSTLYDLLVTQGDHQQAECFISNALTMGLLSDYINAQTYRAIWTKLSSSEPKPGMRGGHQMVLDPAAEVLYLFGGWDGNQDLADLWSYDIEASKWTLICKDTEAVGGPSARSCHKMCLDPQRRQLFTLGRYLDTQYRTHENLKSDFYVYDIESNKWTQISEDTGSMGGPPLVFDHQMSMDVEKRTIYVFGGRMLAHPANSDEHGLIPEPHFSGLYSYHVPTGTWVKLASDIADKTCSRDMPIYRSRAGHSMLFHPRSRKLYIFAGQRGKEYLSDFFTYEVDTQHVEYISYNEFSTAKDSNHVPAAGFTQRATIDPELGEIYVLSGLSKDKDKRDDNVQNSFWVYNIQNSKWSCIYRNENVGEKYWSKMQDYEPCPRFAHQLVYDHTKKVHFLFGGNPGRSCLPNLRLDDFWQLELRRPTAEQVLKRCKLIIRQHKFKELALSNSIEALEYLQTRVFEIIDHNDTQQTREFQLLTSILFRDQDDLSKDFSHPDAILTADASARRCVNSRDVHNLRTELYNQLAEFFPESLTQPRANLIDLLPLY, encoded by the exons ATGTTCAAAAAAAGTTGGAGTATCGAATTTACAAATGCTCCAGCTACTCGTCCTGTTACGTACCCGAGTGAGTGCTCACATCGTTTGCAGGCGGTCTTTATTTTATCTCTGAAACATCTGGAAAAATCTCTTATCAGTGAACC aaatattatcGTCGATATTCCGTCAGATCAGACTTCACGTTGGTCCTCCGATATTGATAATCATCCACAG TATCTCATTCTCAAGCTTCAAAGTCCTTCcgttgttaaatatattactttcgGCAAATATGAAAAGACCCATGTATGTAATATCAAGAAGTTTAAGATATTCGGCGGATTGGAGCCCGAAAACATGATGGAACTTCTCGAAAG tGGATTGAGAAACGATTCCATACCAGAGACATTCGATCTTAAGCACGTTTTAGGAAATGAGGGGAATTACTTTCCCATTCGATATATAAAAGTGCTTCCGCTACAATCTTGGGGTCCTAGttttaacttttctatttGGCACATTAGACTGACTGGTATCAACGATCCCAAAATCGTAAAACCCTGTCTCGAGTGGTTTAACACG TATCGACAGAAGGAAATAATAAGACTGTGCATGAAGCATTTTCGACAAATGGAACAACCAGAAATTGTTCAAACTTTACAGCGGGTTACTGGTGTTCCGTTGGAGGACACCCGGTTGTCAACATTGTACGATCTGCTTGTCACTCAGGGTGATCATCAGCAAGCTGAATGTTTTATCAGCAACGCGCTCACGA TGGGACTCTTAAGCGATTATATCAATGCGCAAACTTATAGAGCAATCTGGACGAAGTTGTCGTCTAGCGAGCCCAAGCCCGGGATGCGGGGCGGCCATCAGATGGTGCTCGATCCCGCGGCCGAAGTGCTCTATCTGTTCGGTGGTTGGGACGGTAACCAGGATCTCGCTGATCTCTGGTCATACGATATCGAGGCGAGCAAGTGGACGCTCATATGCAAGGACACGGAAGCAGTG GGAGGACCCAGCGCACGTTCGTGCCATAAAATGTGCCTAGATCCACAGAGACGACAACTCTTTACATTGGGCAGATATTTGGATACGCAATATCGCACGCACGAGAACCTGAAGAGCGACTTTTACGTTTACGATATCGAGTCGAATAAATGGACGCAGATTTCAGAGGATACAGGTAGCATGGGTGGGCCGCCACTCGTATTCGACCATCAAATGTCAATGGACGTAGAGAAACGCACGATTTACGTTTTTGGCGGACGTATGCTGGCTCATCCGGCGAA TAGTGACGAGCACGGTTTGATTCCTGAGCCACATTTTTCCGGGCTGTACTCCTATCACGTGCCGACCGGTACATGGGTTAAGCTTGCCAGTGATATCGCTGACAAGACGTGCTCGAGAGATATGCCAATCTACAGATCGCGCGCCGGCCATTCCATGCTGTTTCATCCA CGATCgagaaaattatacatattcgCCGGTCAAAGAGGTAAGGAGTATCTCAGCGACTTCTTCACTTACGAAGTGGACACGCAACATGTCGAGTACATAAGCTACAACGAGTTCAGCACGGCAAAGGACTCCAATCACGTCCCCGCCGCCGGGTTTACGCAGCGAGCGACCATTGATCCGGAACTCGGCGagatttatgttttatcg gGCTTGAGTAAAGACAAGGATAAGAGAGACGACAACGTGCAGAATTCCTTCTGGGTGTACAATATTCAAAACAGCAAGTGGTCTTGTATATATCGCAACGAAAATGTCGGTGAAAAATACTGGAGTAAGATGCAAGATTATGAACCGTGTCCGCGATTCGCACATCAACTTGTTTACGATCATACGAAAAAG GTTCATTTTCTGTTTGGTGGCAATCCAGGCAGGTCTTGTCTTCCAAATCTGAGGCTCGATGACTTTTGGCAGCTGGAGCTGCGCCGCCCCACGGCGGAACAAGTTCTAAAAAGATGCAAGTTAATCATCAGACAACATAAATTCAAGGAGCTCGCCTTGAGCAACAGTATAGAGGCTCTTGAATATCTGCAGACGAGAGTCTTTGAAATTATCGACCACAATGACACGCAGCAAACGAGAGAG TTTCAATTGCTGACATCAATCTTATTCCGAGACCAGGATGACTTGTCGAAGGATTTTTCTCATCCAGACGCGATTTTGACGGCAGACGCATCGGCGCGACGATGCGTGAACTCGCGTGACGTGCACAATCTGCGTACCGAGCTCTACAACCAGCTTGCGGAATTCTTCCCGGAATCATTGACGCAGCCACGGGCGAATCTGATTGATCTCCTACCGTTATATTGA
- the LOC105672360 gene encoding RUN domain-containing protein 1, with amino-acid sequence MNADKETMDVSEQRQRHRVLCESDEIENSDESSESRPSGERWAPVGANDGDNEFADEYKYVNANVDNLAYDMERVKVLEEEQEMLNSSLIALTTHFAQVQFRLRQIVDAPATEKETLLKELEEFAFRGIPDVPNSLLLESRSVTPISPVSCDRSMTGVITDAEIESKMAMQRTKQRELISQLKSQLEDLEKYAYETGDADLPQSVILERQNIIISHLKEKLNFNVDDLCKLPADDLRWQVDYAISQIVSPLKMKEQLVCQLKTQIADLERFINYLQGEVSTETLACTCACPVHANGAGASSSASYGTKRRYERARHVEEGAGNRTRTLNTVRKVVALLHVFLISQLGCSSERVRRNFGSNLRKNPVHNWRDLRTRLDIAIEHVLDTIAETSRRQQQRRVDDDEEEEVDDIDDIDENDYTSDSDSASHANARLTSAVRKHLATSIRDLMQHGLTADVMRSGTSVVPFVGCFPQRNEVTPANFMHAWELILKYYEIKNGRRYNSSPAQKLSQSFNLDLAAGRIASSKQSLLTTIGNIIASHSPYKRSYDSHFKAFVCAALNANKLVIWLKLILQCQCLLENYYLSWSYVVKTGFQDAFHALDRLTSYKFDLPVDLAVRQFQNIKDAF; translated from the exons ATGAATGCCGATAAGGAGACGATGGACGTCAGTGAACAGCGACAGCGGCACCGGGTGCTCTGCGAGAGCGACGAGATCGAGAACTCGGATGAGAGCAGTGAAAGCAGACCATCCGGCGAGCGATGGGCTCCGGTCGGCGCCAACGACGGTGATAATGAATTCGCGGACGAGTACAAATATGTCAACGCCAACGTGGACAA TCTTGCGTACGACATGGAGAGAGTCAAAGTTCTGGAAGAGGAACAGGAGATGTTGAATTCGTCTCTGATAGCATTGACCACCCATTTTGCTCAG GTTCAATTTCGTTTGCGACAAATTGTAGATGCGCCGGCTACTGAGAAAGAGACACTGCTCAAGGAATTAGAGGAATTTGCATTCAGAGGAATACCCGATGTACCGAACAGTTTACTACTGGAGAGCAGATCCGTCACGCCGATCTCGCCTGTATCCTGTGATCGAAGC ATGACTGGCGTAATTACGGATGCGGAAATTGAATCAAAAATGGCAATGCAAAGGACAAAGCAGAGAGAACTAATTAGTCAATTAAAATCACAGTTAGAGGATTTAGAAAAGTACGCGTACGAAACCGGCGACGCTGATCTGCCGCAGAGTGTCATTCTGGAGaggcaaaatattataatta gCCATTTAAAGGAAAAGTTGAACTTCAATGTTGACGATCTGTGCAAATTGCCAGCGGACGATCTCAGATGGCAAGTCGATTACGCGATAAGTCAA ATTGTCAGTCCGTTGAAGATGAAGGAACAGCTGGTTTGTCAACTGAAGACGCAGATCGCCGACCTCGaacgtttcataaattatcttCAGGGAGAAGTGAGCACAGAGACGCTGGCGTGTACCTGTGCGTGTCCGGTGCACGCAAACGGCGCCGGCGCTTCGTCGTCGGCCAGCTATGGCACGAAGCGACGCTATGAGCGTGCGAGACACGTCGAGGAGGGTGCGGGCAACCGAACTCGAACGCTGAACACCGTGCGAAAGGTAGTCGCGCTCTTGCACGTATTTCTGATATCGCAGCTGGGCTGCAGCAGCGAGCGAGTACGTCGCAATTTTGGCAGCAACCTCAGGAAGAACCCGGTGCACAATTGGCGCGATTTGCGCACTAGGCTTGACATCGCTATCGAGCACGTGCTGGACACAATCGCGGAAACGTCGCGACGGCAGCAGCAACGTCgtgtcgacgacgacgaggaggaggaagtGGACGATATAGATGATATAGACGAGAACGATTACACGTCCGACTCGGATTCGGCGTCGCATGCGAATGCCCGACTTACGTCCGCGGTGCGGAAGCATCTCGCCACATCGATACGCGACCTCATGCAGCACGGCCTGACCGCGGACGTAATGCGCTCCGGCACCAGCGTCGTGCCGTTCGTCGGCTGCTTTCCGCAGCGCAACGAAGTGACGCCCGCGAACTTTATGCACGCCTGGGAACTGATACTGAAATATTACGAGATCAAGAACGGACGCCGTTACAATTCCAGCCCCGCGCAGAAGCTGTCACAGAGTTTTAATCTGGATCTCGCGGCCGGTAGGATAGCTTCCTCGAAACAG agCTTATTGACGACCATAGGTAACATTATCGCCTCTCACAGCCCGTATAAGCGGAGTTATGATTCGCATTTCAAGGCATTTGTATGCGCGGCTTTGAA TGCGAACAAACTCGTGATATGGCTGAAATTGATTTTGCAATGCCAATGTCTTCTAGAAAATTATTACCTCTCGTGGAGTTACGTCGTGAAGACAG GTTTCCAAGACGCGTTTCACGCGTTGGATCGTTTGACCAGTTACAAGTTTGACCTGCCAGTCGACTTGGCTGTGCGACAATTCCAGAACATAAAGGACGCGTTCTGA
- the muskelin gene encoding muskelin isoform X2 yields the protein MASSESGDVQKKLEYRIYKCSSYSSCYVPENIIVDIPSDQTSRWSSDIDNHPQYLILKLQSPSVVKYITFGKYEKTHVCNIKKFKIFGGLEPENMMELLESGLRNDSIPETFDLKHVLGNEGNYFPIRYIKVLPLQSWGPSFNFSIWHIRLTGINDPKIVKPCLEWFNTYRQKEIIRLCMKHFRQMEQPEIVQTLQRVTGVPLEDTRLSTLYDLLVTQGDHQQAECFISNALTMGLLSDYINAQTYRAIWTKLSSSEPKPGMRGGHQMVLDPAAEVLYLFGGWDGNQDLADLWSYDIEASKWTLICKDTEAVGGPSARSCHKMCLDPQRRQLFTLGRYLDTQYRTHENLKSDFYVYDIESNKWTQISEDTGSMGGPPLVFDHQMSMDVEKRTIYVFGGRMLAHPANSDEHGLIPEPHFSGLYSYHVPTGTWVKLASDIADKTCSRDMPIYRSRAGHSMLFHPRSRKLYIFAGQRGKEYLSDFFTYEVDTQHVEYISYNEFSTAKDSNHVPAAGFTQRATIDPELGEIYVLSGLSKDKDKRDDNVQNSFWVYNIQNSKWSCIYRNENVGEKYWSKMQDYEPCPRFAHQLVYDHTKKVHFLFGGNPGRSCLPNLRLDDFWQLELRRPTAEQVLKRCKLIIRQHKFKELALSNSIEALEYLQTRVFEIIDHNDTQQTREFQLLTSILFRDQDDLSKDFSHPDAILTADASARRCVNSRDVHNLRTELYNQLAEFFPESLTQPRANLIDLLPLY from the exons ATGGCGTCGAGCGAGAGTGGTGATGTTCAAAAAAAGTTGGAGTATCGAATTTACAAATGCTCCAGCTACTCGTCCTGTTACGTACCCGA aaatattatcGTCGATATTCCGTCAGATCAGACTTCACGTTGGTCCTCCGATATTGATAATCATCCACAG TATCTCATTCTCAAGCTTCAAAGTCCTTCcgttgttaaatatattactttcgGCAAATATGAAAAGACCCATGTATGTAATATCAAGAAGTTTAAGATATTCGGCGGATTGGAGCCCGAAAACATGATGGAACTTCTCGAAAG tGGATTGAGAAACGATTCCATACCAGAGACATTCGATCTTAAGCACGTTTTAGGAAATGAGGGGAATTACTTTCCCATTCGATATATAAAAGTGCTTCCGCTACAATCTTGGGGTCCTAGttttaacttttctatttGGCACATTAGACTGACTGGTATCAACGATCCCAAAATCGTAAAACCCTGTCTCGAGTGGTTTAACACG TATCGACAGAAGGAAATAATAAGACTGTGCATGAAGCATTTTCGACAAATGGAACAACCAGAAATTGTTCAAACTTTACAGCGGGTTACTGGTGTTCCGTTGGAGGACACCCGGTTGTCAACATTGTACGATCTGCTTGTCACTCAGGGTGATCATCAGCAAGCTGAATGTTTTATCAGCAACGCGCTCACGA TGGGACTCTTAAGCGATTATATCAATGCGCAAACTTATAGAGCAATCTGGACGAAGTTGTCGTCTAGCGAGCCCAAGCCCGGGATGCGGGGCGGCCATCAGATGGTGCTCGATCCCGCGGCCGAAGTGCTCTATCTGTTCGGTGGTTGGGACGGTAACCAGGATCTCGCTGATCTCTGGTCATACGATATCGAGGCGAGCAAGTGGACGCTCATATGCAAGGACACGGAAGCAGTG GGAGGACCCAGCGCACGTTCGTGCCATAAAATGTGCCTAGATCCACAGAGACGACAACTCTTTACATTGGGCAGATATTTGGATACGCAATATCGCACGCACGAGAACCTGAAGAGCGACTTTTACGTTTACGATATCGAGTCGAATAAATGGACGCAGATTTCAGAGGATACAGGTAGCATGGGTGGGCCGCCACTCGTATTCGACCATCAAATGTCAATGGACGTAGAGAAACGCACGATTTACGTTTTTGGCGGACGTATGCTGGCTCATCCGGCGAA TAGTGACGAGCACGGTTTGATTCCTGAGCCACATTTTTCCGGGCTGTACTCCTATCACGTGCCGACCGGTACATGGGTTAAGCTTGCCAGTGATATCGCTGACAAGACGTGCTCGAGAGATATGCCAATCTACAGATCGCGCGCCGGCCATTCCATGCTGTTTCATCCA CGATCgagaaaattatacatattcgCCGGTCAAAGAGGTAAGGAGTATCTCAGCGACTTCTTCACTTACGAAGTGGACACGCAACATGTCGAGTACATAAGCTACAACGAGTTCAGCACGGCAAAGGACTCCAATCACGTCCCCGCCGCCGGGTTTACGCAGCGAGCGACCATTGATCCGGAACTCGGCGagatttatgttttatcg gGCTTGAGTAAAGACAAGGATAAGAGAGACGACAACGTGCAGAATTCCTTCTGGGTGTACAATATTCAAAACAGCAAGTGGTCTTGTATATATCGCAACGAAAATGTCGGTGAAAAATACTGGAGTAAGATGCAAGATTATGAACCGTGTCCGCGATTCGCACATCAACTTGTTTACGATCATACGAAAAAG GTTCATTTTCTGTTTGGTGGCAATCCAGGCAGGTCTTGTCTTCCAAATCTGAGGCTCGATGACTTTTGGCAGCTGGAGCTGCGCCGCCCCACGGCGGAACAAGTTCTAAAAAGATGCAAGTTAATCATCAGACAACATAAATTCAAGGAGCTCGCCTTGAGCAACAGTATAGAGGCTCTTGAATATCTGCAGACGAGAGTCTTTGAAATTATCGACCACAATGACACGCAGCAAACGAGAGAG TTTCAATTGCTGACATCAATCTTATTCCGAGACCAGGATGACTTGTCGAAGGATTTTTCTCATCCAGACGCGATTTTGACGGCAGACGCATCGGCGCGACGATGCGTGAACTCGCGTGACGTGCACAATCTGCGTACCGAGCTCTACAACCAGCTTGCGGAATTCTTCCCGGAATCATTGACGCAGCCACGGGCGAATCTGATTGATCTCCTACCGTTATATTGA